A genome region from Yoonia vestfoldensis includes the following:
- a CDS encoding class I SAM-dependent methyltransferase: protein MTSKVIGVLPGSPDQDPPKKARRMSKDNVRRKFLEKLPKGGIAVEIGVWQGAFSPTIIELIAPDKLVLIDPWAHIEDDSHAEAFVGRTGKTKMDKIFDGVVKQFAPEIAAGQVAVIRDFSVPALAQFADQTISFAYVDGDHSYEGVSADLAALFPKMKRGGIMAFDDYHRRGWWGDGVIRAINEFLGAHPRDLRIRAVVGAQIAIEVLDPTDAPA, encoded by the coding sequence ATGACCAGTAAAGTGATCGGCGTTTTGCCCGGCAGTCCCGACCAAGACCCGCCGAAAAAGGCCCGCCGGATGTCCAAGGACAATGTCAGGCGCAAATTCCTCGAAAAACTGCCCAAAGGCGGCATTGCCGTTGAAATCGGCGTCTGGCAAGGCGCGTTTTCGCCCACGATCATCGAATTGATCGCGCCGGATAAATTGGTGCTGATCGACCCTTGGGCGCATATCGAGGATGACAGCCATGCCGAGGCTTTTGTCGGCCGCACCGGCAAGACCAAGATGGACAAGATATTTGACGGCGTGGTCAAGCAATTCGCCCCCGAAATCGCGGCGGGGCAGGTGGCGGTGATCCGGGATTTCTCGGTCCCGGCGCTGGCGCAATTCGCGGATCAGACGATTTCCTTTGCCTATGTCGATGGCGATCATTCCTATGAAGGCGTCAGCGCCGATCTGGCGGCATTGTTTCCCAAGATGAAACGCGGCGGGATCATGGCCTTTGACGATTACCACCGGCGCGGCTGGTGGGGCGATGGCGTGATCCGCGCGATCAATGAATTTCTGGGCGCGCATCCGCGTGATCTGCGCATCCGCGCGGTTGTCGGCGCGCAGATCGCGATCGAAGTGCTTGATCCGACCGACGCGCCCGCGTGA
- a CDS encoding glycosyltransferase family 2 protein yields MRLIVSTMKDEGPFILEWVAHYLALGFDHFIIASNDCSDGTERILQRLQAIGLVTHIDNPGPWDQGPQASAYHRAMAHPKFAEATWVLVCDADEFLDIKCGDHTLDALFAACPEASVFTFIWQLFGHNGVIQFRDQPVTAQFTRCAAPQQIHPMQSRAIKTLFRNNGHYRLISTHRPKSILPRHARQSYWVDGNGARLTGFEQQGWAFLGTGQGYGDALARMNHYAVRSMESYMMKRLRGDVNTTSFHGKMESSGEIYWRLHCWNDVENHNLAQRSGILAAVLARLKSDAVLLQLHQQSVAFHQDRIADLRDRPQFTAFVTKYGDYMGERRHLLKDNVLTDLDQAYDISTFDAAKVLSDFRISRYREMRKRRLVRKWPWFAAMDALETSTDPAVFKHIAQAGAIPGPQADLPKALIQGIADAISAARPQAPATRRFLAQASTPKCRNWLLIGGRDRVLIDAILARDEVATLIVVDPWGFRETQLVSDHIIADPGRLALDHAFFQTIAIYADALKSGRLRIVRSTAASALKLIEDRSLDVVMIAGTKPAGRVMRLMDRATRKLRKGGRLMFNGYRIHSNNGREMIAAIHKFAAASPGNWRFMAAHGPHLALERLPKRSQDDG; encoded by the coding sequence TTGCGTCTGATCGTTTCCACCATGAAGGACGAAGGCCCGTTCATCCTTGAATGGGTGGCGCATTATCTGGCGTTGGGCTTTGATCATTTCATCATCGCCAGCAATGATTGTTCAGATGGCACCGAGCGGATCCTGCAACGCTTGCAAGCCATCGGATTGGTGACCCATATCGACAATCCGGGGCCTTGGGATCAAGGGCCGCAGGCCAGCGCCTATCACCGCGCCATGGCCCATCCCAAATTCGCCGAGGCCACATGGGTGCTGGTCTGCGATGCGGATGAATTTCTGGATATCAAATGCGGCGATCACACATTGGACGCGCTTTTTGCGGCCTGTCCGGAGGCGAGTGTCTTTACCTTCATCTGGCAATTATTCGGCCATAACGGCGTGATCCAGTTCCGCGATCAGCCGGTGACAGCGCAATTCACCCGCTGCGCCGCGCCCCAGCAGATCCATCCGATGCAATCGCGCGCGATCAAGACGCTGTTTCGCAACAATGGCCATTACCGCCTGATTTCGACCCATCGGCCCAAAAGCATCCTGCCAAGACATGCGCGACAAAGCTATTGGGTGGACGGCAATGGCGCGCGGCTGACAGGTTTCGAACAGCAGGGCTGGGCCTTTCTGGGCACCGGTCAGGGCTATGGCGACGCGCTGGCGCGGATGAACCATTATGCGGTGCGCAGCATGGAATCCTATATGATGAAACGACTGCGCGGCGATGTGAACACGACCTCTTTTCATGGCAAAATGGAAAGCAGCGGTGAAATCTACTGGCGCTTGCATTGCTGGAATGATGTTGAAAATCATAACCTTGCGCAGCGAAGCGGCATTCTGGCGGCGGTGTTGGCGCGGTTGAAATCGGATGCTGTCCTGCTCCAGCTGCACCAGCAATCCGTCGCCTTTCACCAGGACCGCATCGCCGATCTGCGGGATCGGCCGCAATTCACCGCCTTTGTCACGAAATACGGCGATTATATGGGCGAGCGCAGGCATCTGCTCAAAGACAATGTGCTGACCGATCTTGATCAGGCCTATGACATCTCTACCTTTGACGCCGCCAAGGTTCTGTCGGATTTCCGGATCAGCAGATACCGCGAAATGCGCAAGCGGCGTCTGGTGCGCAAATGGCCCTGGTTTGCCGCCATGGACGCGCTGGAGACATCGACAGATCCCGCGGTTTTCAAACATATCGCCCAGGCTGGCGCGATCCCTGGCCCCCAGGCCGATCTGCCCAAGGCGCTGATCCAGGGCATTGCGGATGCCATCAGCGCCGCGCGCCCCCAAGCCCCCGCAACCCGCCGGTTTCTGGCGCAGGCCAGCACGCCGAAATGCCGGAACTGGCTGTTGATCGGGGGCAGGGACCGCGTCTTGATCGATGCCATTCTGGCCCGCGACGAGGTGGCGACATTGATCGTGGTTGACCCCTGGGGGTTTCGCGAGACCCAATTGGTCAGCGATCACATCATCGCCGATCCCGGCCGTCTGGCGCTGGATCATGCGTTTTTCCAGACCATCGCCATCTATGCTGATGCGCTGAAATCAGGCCGTTTGCGGATTGTGCGGTCCACGGCAGCCTCGGCCTTGAAACTGATCGAGGATCGCTCGCTGGATGTCGTGATGATCGCCGGCACCAAACCCGCAGGCCGCGTCATGCGGCTGATGGACCGCGCGACGCGCAAATTGCGCAAAGGCGGTCGGTTGATGTTCAACGGATATCGTATCCACAGCAATAATGGCCGCGAAATGATTGCTGCCATTCACAAATTCGCCGCCGCATCACCCGGTAACTGGCGCTTTATGGCCGCGCATGGGCCGCATCTGGCGCTGGAACGGCTGCCAAAGCGGTCGCAGGATGATGGCTAA
- the phoU gene encoding phosphate signaling complex protein PhoU encodes MNDHISSAYDRDLEEITTLIVKMGGLVEDAIMNAARSLGERDVELAEVVRKADKVIDALEEQINEEAARTIALRAPVSKDLRAILTVLRLAASLERIGDYAKNIAKRTSVLVEMPPVSGSDAALRRMAREVEGMLKDTLDAYVRGDVALAEEVRQRDQEVDQMYNALFREFLTFMMEDPRNITACMHLHFMAKNIERMGDLTTNMAEQVIYLVTGVMPEEARPKGDRTSYVSEA; translated from the coding sequence ATGAATGACCATATCTCCTCTGCCTATGACCGTGATCTCGAAGAAATCACGACGCTGATCGTCAAGATGGGCGGGCTGGTCGAGGATGCGATCATGAATGCGGCCCGGTCGCTGGGCGAACGCGATGTCGAATTGGCTGAGGTGGTGCGCAAGGCCGATAAGGTGATCGATGCGCTGGAAGAACAGATCAACGAAGAGGCCGCGCGCACCATCGCGCTGCGTGCGCCCGTATCCAAGGATCTGCGCGCCATCCTGACCGTGCTGCGGCTGGCTGCTTCGCTGGAACGGATCGGCGATTACGCCAAGAATATCGCCAAACGCACCAGCGTGCTGGTCGAAATGCCACCCGTCAGCGGATCGGACGCCGCTTTGCGCCGCATGGCGCGCGAGGTCGAAGGCATGTTGAAAGACACGCTCGACGCCTATGTGCGCGGCGATGTGGCGCTGGCCGAAGAAGTGCGCCAGCGCGATCAGGAAGTCGACCAGATGTATAATGCGCTGTTTCGCGAATTCCTGACCTTCATGATGGAAGACCCGCGCAATATCACGGCCTGCATGCATCTGCATTTCATGGCCAAGAATATCGAACGGATGGGCGATCTGACCACCAATATGGCCGAGCAGGTGATCTATCTGGTCACCGGCGTCATGCCCGAAGAGGCGCGACCCAAAGGCGACCGCACATCCTATGTCTCGGAGGCGTGA
- a CDS encoding gamma carbonic anhydrase family protein — translation MSLYALGDLEPVIADDAWIAPGCHIIGRVTLAAGASIWFGSTLRGDNEMITVGAGSNIQENCVLHTDMGHPLVIGAGCTIGHKAMLHGCTIGANSLIGMGAVVLNGAVIGDNCLIGAGALVTEGKVIPDGSLVMGAPGKVVRSLDAAAIARLQASALQYQQNAARFRQDLRAF, via the coding sequence ATGAGCCTTTATGCGCTTGGCGATCTGGAACCCGTGATCGCAGATGATGCCTGGATTGCGCCCGGTTGCCATATCATCGGGCGGGTCACGCTGGCGGCGGGGGCATCGATCTGGTTCGGCAGCACGCTGCGCGGCGATAATGAGATGATCACGGTCGGCGCAGGCAGCAATATTCAGGAAAACTGCGTCCTGCATACCGATATGGGCCATCCTTTGGTGATCGGCGCGGGCTGTACCATTGGCCATAAGGCGATGCTGCATGGCTGCACCATTGGCGCCAACAGCCTGATCGGCATGGGGGCCGTTGTGTTGAACGGCGCGGTGATCGGGGACAATTGCCTGATCGGGGCAGGGGCGCTGGTGACCGAAGGCAAGGTGATCCCCGACGGATCATTGGTCATGGGCGCACCGGGCAAGGTGGTGCGCAGCCTGGATGCGGCGGCTATTGCGCGGCTGCAAGCCTCGGCGCTGCAATATCAGCAAAACGCGGCACGGTTCCGGCAGGATCTGCGCGCGTTTTAG
- the gmk gene encoding guanylate kinase — protein sequence MQRRGLLIILSSPSGAGKSTLAGRLRQWDDSLRFSVSATTRPPREGELDGRDYCFVSKDDFQAQVAAGDMLEHALVFGNYYGSPKAPVQAAIEAGRDVLFDIDWQGAQQISNSSLSPHVLSIFILPPSIPELHRRLVTRGQDSAEVIEKRMQKSWDEISHWDGYDYVLVNADIDATENALKTIISAERLRRSQQPQLVDHVRSLQAQFGELT from the coding sequence ATGCAGCGCCGCGGCCTTTTGATCATCCTCTCCTCGCCTTCGGGTGCGGGCAAATCGACGCTTGCGGGGCGCTTGCGCCAGTGGGACGACAGCCTGCGCTTTTCGGTATCCGCCACCACGCGGCCCCCGCGCGAAGGCGAACTGGACGGGCGCGATTATTGCTTTGTCAGCAAGGATGATTTCCAGGCCCAGGTTGCGGCGGGTGACATGCTGGAACATGCGCTAGTCTTTGGCAATTATTACGGCTCTCCCAAGGCACCGGTGCAGGCGGCGATTGAAGCCGGCCGCGATGTCTTGTTCGATATCGATTGGCAGGGCGCGCAGCAGATCAGCAATTCCAGCCTGAGCCCGCATGTGCTGTCGATCTTCATCCTGCCACCCTCGATCCCCGAATTGCACCGCCGTCTGGTCACACGCGGCCAGGACAGCGCCGAGGTGATCGAAAAGCGGATGCAGAAAAGCTGGGATGAAATCAGCCATTGGGACGGCTATGATTATGTGCTGGTGAATGCCGATATCGACGCGACGGAAAATGCGCTGAAAACCATCATCAGCGCCGAACGGCTGCGCCGCAGCCAGCAACCGCAGCTGGTGGATCATGTCCGCAGCCTGCAAGCCCAATTCGGAGAATTGACATGA
- a CDS encoding YicC/YloC family endoribonuclease, which translates to MIRSMTAFASRTGDLGPVSWVWDMRGVNARGLDLRLRLPDGLDRLERAIRAAISPMIARGSINVALRLTRDETANTLAVNETQLAFVLKALDIVQERAFAMGVTLAQPTAADVLAQRGVLGAAVAGDDSADLVAALTQDFSALLADFLQMRAAEGAALHPVIAAQLAQIADLTDLAGAAAADRAPQQRAALVAALAKVTDSVPETDPARITQELALIAVKSDVTEEIDRLRAHVAAAQALLAQDQPAGRKLDFLAQEFNREANTLCAKAQSAPLTAIGLDLKAVIDQMREQIQNVE; encoded by the coding sequence ATGATCCGTTCCATGACCGCCTTTGCCAGCCGAACCGGCGATCTGGGGCCGGTCAGCTGGGTCTGGGACATGCGCGGGGTCAATGCGCGCGGGCTGGATCTGCGGCTGCGGCTGCCCGATGGGCTGGATCGGTTGGAACGGGCCATCCGGGCCGCGATCAGCCCGATGATCGCGCGCGGATCAATCAATGTGGCGCTGCGCCTGACGCGGGATGAAACTGCAAACACGCTGGCGGTGAATGAAACCCAGCTGGCCTTTGTGCTCAAGGCGCTGGATATCGTGCAGGAACGCGCCTTTGCGATGGGGGTCACGCTGGCGCAGCCCACCGCCGCCGATGTGCTGGCGCAACGCGGCGTGCTGGGGGCGGCCGTGGCGGGCGATGACAGCGCCGATCTGGTGGCGGCGCTGACGCAGGATTTCAGCGCGCTTTTGGCGGATTTCCTGCAGATGCGCGCCGCCGAAGGTGCTGCGCTGCATCCTGTCATTGCCGCGCAGCTGGCACAGATCGCCGATCTGACCGATCTGGCCGGAGCGGCCGCCGCAGACCGCGCACCCCAGCAACGCGCGGCACTGGTCGCAGCCTTGGCAAAGGTGACCGACAGTGTACCCGAAACCGACCCCGCGCGGATCACCCAGGAACTGGCGCTGATCGCGGTCAAATCCGACGTGACCGAGGAAATCGACCGTCTGCGCGCCCATGTCGCCGCCGCCCAGGCGCTGCTGGCGCAAGACCAGCCCGCCGGGCGCAAGCTGGATTTTCTGGCGCAGGAATTCAATCGCGAAGCCAATACATTATGCGCCAAGGCGCAATCAGCGCCTTTGACGGCGATCGGCCTTGATCTCAAGGCGGTGATCGACCAGATGCGCGAACAGATCCAGAATGTGGAGTAA
- a CDS encoding PAS domain-containing protein — protein sequence MSIHHDSSGHGHHGLPGAGHPVLRNLETYWQSLRHARHIPARNDIAPHGIDAALPYAFILQRVAPGVARMRVAGQKIHNLLCMDARGMPISVLFAPDSRDQLRDLVETAFAQPAIVAASLISPAQRFRPALSATILLLPLRDEKDQTSRILGALVSDGDNDDRPRRFDLAPGRALRIERLAITLASSQKLPDPVPVTAPVSAPVTASGAGPSQRPDAERPALRLVVDNS from the coding sequence ATGTCCATTCATCACGACAGTTCCGGTCATGGTCACCACGGCCTGCCCGGGGCTGGTCATCCTGTTCTGCGCAATCTTGAAACCTATTGGCAATCTTTGCGCCATGCGCGCCATATCCCCGCGCGCAACGATATCGCGCCGCATGGGATCGACGCGGCGCTGCCCTATGCGTTCATCCTGCAACGGGTCGCCCCCGGCGTGGCGCGGATGCGCGTGGCCGGGCAGAAGATCCACAACCTGTTATGCATGGATGCGCGCGGCATGCCGATCAGCGTGCTTTTCGCGCCCGACAGCCGCGACCAGCTGCGCGATCTGGTGGAAACCGCCTTTGCCCAGCCCGCCATCGTCGCGGCCAGCCTGATTTCGCCCGCGCAAAGGTTCCGCCCTGCCCTGTCCGCCACGATCCTGTTGCTGCCCTTGCGCGATGAAAAAGACCAGACAAGCCGCATCCTGGGCGCGCTGGTCAGCGATGGCGATAATGATGACAGGCCGCGCCGTTTTGATCTGGCCCCGGGCCGGGCGCTGCGGATCGAGCGGCTGGCAATCACCTTGGCCAGCAGCCAAAAGCTGCCAGATCCGGTCCCGGTGACAGCGCCGGTTTCGGCCCCTGTCACAGCATCAGGGGCGGGCCCAAGCCAAAGGCCGGACGCAGAACGCCCGGCCTTGCGATTGGTCGTCGATAACAGCTGA
- a CDS encoding class II 3-deoxy-7-phosphoheptulonate synthase, with translation MTDWQKTDWRKKPRVQMPAYTDPAALAAVEARLASYPPLVFAGEARKLTKQLAAVSRGEAFLLQGGDCAESFAEFSANGIRDTFKVLLQMAMVLTYGAKVPVVKVGRMAGQMAKPRSAPTETFDGVELPSYRGDIINGFDFTPEARNPDPDRMLQAYLQAAATLNLLRAFSTGGFANVHEVHKWTLGFTDANEVKKYSDMASRISDTLDFMQAAGLSTDTNHELQTVDFYTSHEALLLEYEEALCRLDSTSGKMLAGSGHMIWIGDRTRQPDGAHVEFCKGVMNPIGLKCGPSMTSGHLKALMASLNPGNEPGRLTLIARFGAGQVGDHLPRLVRAVQEEGANVVWTCDAMHGNTIKSSTGYKTRPFESVLREVKEFFGVHNAEGTIPGGVHFEMTGADVTECTGGVRAVTDEDLSDRYHTACDPRLNASQSLELAFLVAEELSARRNKLAQAKAS, from the coding sequence ATGACCGACTGGCAGAAAACGGATTGGCGCAAAAAGCCACGGGTCCAGATGCCCGCTTATACCGACCCCGCCGCACTCGCGGCTGTCGAGGCGCGTCTTGCCAGCTATCCGCCGCTGGTCTTTGCAGGCGAGGCCCGCAAATTGACCAAGCAGCTGGCCGCCGTCAGCCGTGGCGAGGCGTTTTTGCTGCAAGGCGGCGATTGCGCCGAAAGCTTTGCGGAATTTTCCGCCAATGGTATCCGCGACACGTTCAAAGTGCTGTTGCAGATGGCGATGGTGCTGACCTATGGCGCCAAAGTGCCGGTGGTCAAGGTTGGCCGCATGGCAGGCCAGATGGCCAAGCCGCGCTCGGCCCCGACCGAAACCTTTGACGGTGTGGAACTGCCCAGCTATCGCGGCGATATCATCAACGGCTTTGATTTCACGCCAGAGGCGCGCAATCCCGACCCCGACCGCATGTTGCAGGCCTATTTACAGGCCGCCGCCACGCTGAACCTGCTGCGCGCCTTTTCCACCGGTGGTTTCGCCAATGTCCACGAGGTTCACAAATGGACCCTTGGCTTTACCGATGCCAATGAGGTCAAGAAATATTCCGATATGGCCAGCCGGATCAGCGATACGCTGGATTTCATGCAGGCCGCCGGGCTAAGCACCGACACCAACCACGAATTGCAGACCGTGGATTTCTATACCAGCCACGAAGCCTTGTTGCTGGAATATGAAGAGGCGTTGTGCCGCCTTGATTCCACATCCGGCAAGATGCTGGCCGGCTCTGGCCACATGATCTGGATCGGGGATCGCACCCGCCAGCCAGACGGCGCGCATGTTGAATTTTGTAAAGGCGTGATGAACCCGATCGGGTTGAAATGCGGCCCCAGCATGACATCCGGCCATCTGAAGGCGCTGATGGCTTCGCTGAACCCCGGCAATGAACCCGGCCGGCTGACGCTGATCGCGCGCTTTGGTGCGGGGCAGGTGGGCGATCATCTGCCACGGCTGGTGCGCGCGGTGCAGGAAGAGGGCGCCAATGTCGTGTGGACCTGTGATGCGATGCACGGCAATACGATCAAATCCTCGACCGGCTATAAGACCCGGCCCTTTGAATCGGTCCTGCGCGAGGTCAAGGAATTCTTTGGCGTCCATAATGCCGAAGGCACGATCCCGGGGGGCGTGCATTTCGAAATGACCGGCGCGGATGTGACCGAATGCACCGGCGGCGTGCGCGCGGTCACGGATGAGGATCTGTCGGACCGTTATCACACCGCCTGCGATCCGCGGCTGAACGCGTCGCAATCGCTGGAACTGGCGTTTCTGGTGGCCGAGGAATTATCCGCACGCCGCAACAAGCTGGCACAGGCCAAGGCCAGCTGA
- a CDS encoding GlxA family transcriptional regulator: MSQAPQIIDVGPTGKPRRFVFVLMDQFTMLCFACAVESLRIANRTAGKKLYDWVIIGDGGDVASCSNGCAFKLESDLVELDRDDTIMLCGGINVQKATTKRVLNWLRREARRGATVGGLCTAGYTMAKAGLLDGKRATIHWENQDSFIEEFEEVTLTKSVFVVDGNRITTAGGTASIDLMLKLIADHHGEELANAVADILIYSSIRTDQDTQRLSIPTRIGVRHPKLSRVIQLMEGNIEEPISPALLARDVGMSTRQLERLFRRYLSRSPKRYYMELRLQKARNLLMQTDMTVINVALACGFASPSHFSKCYRSHYDTTPYRERGSHAARLSV; encoded by the coding sequence ATGAGCCAAGCGCCGCAAATCATCGACGTCGGACCGACCGGCAAACCCCGTCGCTTCGTCTTCGTGCTGATGGACCAATTCACCATGCTATGCTTTGCCTGCGCGGTCGAAAGCCTGCGCATCGCGAACCGCACGGCGGGCAAAAAGCTTTATGATTGGGTGATTATCGGCGATGGCGGCGATGTGGCCTCTTGTTCGAACGGCTGCGCCTTCAAGCTGGAATCGGATCTGGTCGAGCTGGACCGCGACGATACGATCATGCTGTGCGGCGGGATCAATGTGCAAAAAGCCACCACCAAACGCGTGTTGAACTGGCTGCGCCGCGAGGCACGGCGCGGGGCCACCGTGGGCGGGCTTTGCACGGCGGGGTATACGATGGCCAAGGCCGGGCTGCTGGACGGCAAACGCGCGACGATCCATTGGGAAAATCAGGATAGTTTCATCGAGGAATTCGAAGAGGTCACGCTGACCAAATCGGTCTTTGTGGTGGATGGCAACCGGATCACCACGGCGGGCGGCACCGCCTCTATCGACCTGATGCTGAAACTGATCGCGGATCATCACGGCGAGGAATTGGCCAATGCGGTCGCCGATATCCTGATCTATTCCTCGATCCGCACCGATCAGGACACGCAGCGCCTGTCGATCCCGACCCGGATCGGCGTGCGCCATCCCAAATTGTCCCGCGTGATCCAGCTGATGGAAGGCAATATCGAGGAACCGATCAGCCCGGCGCTGCTGGCCCGCGATGTCGGCATGTCCACGCGCCAGCTGGAACGTCTGTTCCGCCGCTACCTGTCACGCAGCCCGAAACGCTATTACATGGAATTGCGCCTGCAAAAAGCGCGCAACCTGTTGATGCAGACCGATATGACGGTGATCAATGTGGCGCTGGCCTGCGGTTTTGCGTCACCGTCGCATTTTTCCAAATGCTACCGGTCGCATTATGACACGACCCCCTACCGCGAACGCGGCAGCCATGCGGCGCGTCTGTCAGTCTGA
- a CDS encoding DUF1963 domain-containing protein, translating into MAQGLAQQLPLRVAGLTSTGVAVYGGGLGHIGFLLGGLGIAGIAAWYLCRPPALPAPPPPAPREPVLPPAPDHAYLDTAAAHDLTSGVAFAAQINALAPRAKLPVLGQADLARLAAVIDARQRKKALFRMAPPIAVIRQPRQGIDITRAGRSWLGGLPQLGGAPWPRGAQDQPLQHLAQIALDDLPAHQLPPALPRQGSLCFFASPMPGGDLAHKVLYIPPKRQMTPDHPAQTAAAPVLARWPVGFHPLPAHDSAAAMALAFADDKGGVPDVDIPWLWDSAQRVVRSLVLAEKDIPRTIAEARTRVADHGDRYAPELDFLIQNEPAFRRYVQAAVHWVAQHAPFTPMAPDDVALLEALFGQISTRPHRQPGFALFYRYSRGQITRLRAARRATLLTLARAEPAIYDLLPAAVKTELDAHHRLPARGQWHQMFGRPADGSDSIGAHEHDHMLLQLQADPLLDWGWGDSGVIRFWISTEDLAARRWDAVAVTLQSP; encoded by the coding sequence ATGGCACAAGGCCTTGCGCAGCAGCTGCCGCTTCGGGTTGCGGGGCTGACCAGCACCGGCGTGGCGGTCTATGGCGGCGGGCTGGGGCATATCGGCTTTTTGCTGGGCGGGTTGGGCATTGCGGGCATCGCGGCCTGGTATCTGTGCCGCCCGCCTGCCCTGCCCGCCCCGCCACCACCTGCCCCGCGCGAACCGGTGCTGCCGCCTGCCCCCGATCACGCCTATCTGGACACCGCCGCAGCGCATGATCTGACCAGCGGGGTGGCCTTTGCCGCGCAGATCAACGCGCTGGCGCCGCGGGCCAAGCTGCCCGTGCTGGGCCAGGCCGATCTGGCGCGGCTGGCGGCGGTGATCGACGCGCGCCAGCGCAAGAAAGCCCTGTTTCGCATGGCCCCGCCGATCGCCGTGATCCGCCAGCCGCGCCAGGGCATCGACATCACCCGCGCCGGGCGCAGCTGGCTGGGCGGGCTGCCGCAATTGGGCGGCGCGCCATGGCCGCGCGGGGCGCAGGATCAGCCGCTCCAGCATCTGGCACAGATCGCGCTGGACGATCTGCCCGCCCATCAGCTGCCGCCCGCGCTGCCGCGCCAGGGCAGCCTGTGTTTCTTTGCCAGCCCAATGCCCGGCGGCGATCTGGCGCATAAAGTGCTGTATATCCCGCCAAAGCGGCAGATGACCCCCGATCACCCCGCCCAAACCGCCGCCGCGCCGGTGCTTGCGCGCTGGCCGGTCGGGTTTCATCCGCTGCCCGCCCATGACAGCGCGGCCGCCATGGCGCTGGCCTTTGCCGATGACAAAGGCGGCGTGCCGGATGTTGATATCCCCTGGCTTTGGGATAGCGCGCAACGGGTGGTCCGCTCGCTGGTGCTGGCCGAAAAGGACATCCCCCGCACCATCGCAGAGGCCCGCACCCGTGTCGCCGATCACGGCGACAGATATGCCCCCGAACTGGATTTTCTGATCCAGAATGAACCCGCCTTCCGGCGCTATGTGCAGGCGGCGGTGCACTGGGTTGCGCAGCACGCGCCTTTCACGCCGATGGCCCCGGATGATGTGGCATTGCTGGAAGCTTTGTTCGGCCAGATCAGCACAAGGCCGCATCGCCAGCCCGGTTTCGCGCTTTTCTACCGCTATTCGCGCGGCCAGATCACGCGATTGCGCGCGGCGCGCAGGGCGACGCTGTTGACGCTGGCCCGCGCGGAGCCGGCGATCTATGACCTGCTGCCCGCAGCCGTCAAAACCGAACTGGACGCCCACCACCGCCTGCCCGCACGGGGCCAGTGGCACCAGATGTTTGGCCGCCCGGCGGACGGATCAGACAGCATCGGCGCGCATGAACATGACCATATGCTGCTGCAATTGCAGGCCGACCCGCTGCTTGACTGGGGCTGGG